From the Juglans microcarpa x Juglans regia isolate MS1-56 chromosome 7D, Jm3101_v1.0, whole genome shotgun sequence genome, the window CTACAAAATATAAAGTTTCAAATAAATCGGTATAACAGGCCTTCTCTTGATTTGTTTCCTTTGAGATACAATAGCCATATAGCTCGAATTAATCTTATACAAGTCGTTGaatccaaaacttaaaaaaaaaaaaaaaaaaaacatatctcTCGTCTGAAGAATTCTCGAAAAATATCTAcacactttttcttttattctctcttgtacctgcaaaatattaaaataggcAACTACGCAACTATTATGTTCAGAAAATTGAGAAGCCTATTAAGAACAGTAAAACATTTACCCAAAAACGTTCAGCCACTAAACATATTGAACAAATGAAACTTTAAAGGCAACCAATTAAGATTGGAACATTAACCAAAAGAAAAGACATAAAAGTCGCAATCCTAATGTCAGTCGTCCAGACCCTAATggtcaatcatttttttttatctaccaAAAGATGTAACACTCGGTAGGAATCAGTAAAGGGTTTTGATTTACGTGATATTTACggaatgagttgagatgagatgagatctattgatataaaaattataaattaaataaaatattattagaatattattttttaatattattattattttaaaatttaaaagaattaaattatttattatattttatgtaaaaatttaaaaaaattataatgataagatgagatgaaacacttatATCCAAATCCAGCCGAaaccaataaaattattagGATTTATTTGGAGTTGTGTTAGGAGtcttaaacaataattaaatagtcttaaaagttctttaattgtaaaattaggttgtttagatattacatattaaagtactttttaatctaaaataagttaaaaagtatgtttaaagaaaaatagttcTTCAAAAGACTATGAATGAACGAAAAgacttatataattttaaaataattataattttaaaaatttaaagatatgatcataattattaaaaaaaattaaataatcaccatttatatttttgtaaattaactAGGATACAACGATTGATAAGGAAAATTGCAAAGTGAGGATGGAAGTAATAGTGCGAAATTGGGATGGCAAAATCCTTTCAACTTTGAGGTCAGAGAGAAATTTTTCGAGATGCATGCCTTGGAGAAGCTGTTGCAGGAATTCGTTTAGTTACctaattcatataaaatatataaaataaaataaaataagatgaaatgagatgagatattttattaaaaattaaataaaatattaatagaatataatttttattttatgatttgaaaaaaattaaattattttaaaaaatttttaaaattataataataaaatgatatgatttatcCAAACCGAAAAAGTCTTCATTACTTTGTACTGAATCGGGTTTAGAGATAATTGTGGGAGGAGATGCTTTGACAATTGTTGATGCAATCAATGGTACTGAAGAATGATGGAGACAGGCAGGATTAAAGATATCAAAAGATATCAAGCAACTCTCGCTCAGGTGGAGCcttggtcctttttttttttttttcttttgaaaatgagtcTTGGTCCGTTGAACTTTAAGCAATGTATCACATGTGCTTGCCAAGAGTGCTTTGGATCTCTACGAGGAGAGTATTCTTTAAGGGGATTATCCTCCGTTTATTCAATCTTTGCTATAAAGTGAATAAAGAAagtcttttttatattataaatagatatatattctaaataaatataatatattggaaaatatattaaacatatagttataaaataactttttaataataaaacttattatttaagctATATGGTCTTTTTGGGATTGTGgtatgagttttaaaaaatgtttaaataccTGTTGAGGTCGTGTTTCACTGCCTGGGCAACTCCATACCGTTAGGCTCGGTTAGGATCTTGTTGAGATAGAGAATTGGGGGGGCTTGGGACGCCGTGGTACCTCTGTTGCCTAAGTTATTCATAAGGAGAGGGTGACAAAACGAGTGTAGGAGAAAAATGTTTAATCAGAGAGAGCACCCCAGAGGGTGTGTGTGGGTATTTATATACTTGGCCAGTGGATCTTTTGACAAAGAGATTTGAAGAGGTGTCGTCCGTACTTGTCAATTGGATCGTGCGGGTGTCACCCACATCCTCTCCTGCTATGTTCCATGTCAGCCTTTCGTCAGGTGGCAAGGCCCTATGCCTGATCGTGACGACTACTGACACCTCAATCCATGTTATGTTGTGCTTGGCGCCATCTTCCATTTAATACGGCACGGCCATGGTCAGGTGAGTCTATCGTTGGTACTCGAGTGCAAGGGTTGTCTCTAGCATCCTACTCCTGAGTTGTCGGTGCCTTTGTCTgttgtgataccccgtatttacgtatattttgactaagtaaattATTGCATTTACTAAGATTATaggcttttttgttttaaattttagataatttacgtgatattattttaagatttttaattgttaattcaatgtgtttttttgttattaattattattcattatttaaattgctatttattttaaattagtttattattgagtttaattattttattttcatttaatcactacatttaaattattttatttaacttgatgttttgaaatatttttcgtttgatcatttttgtgacctaagatgtgagaattgtatctcatttcttttcctcatttttttttccttttttcttttcctctttttcttttcttcttcttttctttttctcctcatttcctttttctcctctctctctcttctctcctgCGCGCGagtccttctctctcttcctgtCTGTGCGCTGTCCACCACTGTGCCGCCACTACCACCACGGATTTCAACCACCACCCACACGCctccacccacggccaaccactaccaccattagcttcacgaACATCCCTAAGctcttccctagtaatctcaagtcttcgtttgttctcgttcaaaatctagcattttgagacctaCGGCCATAATGCATTTTACACTATTACattgttgtgccgccacttctagcatctttgtgatccttcaaaaattatattacaacactgtaagtatttttcttaagagcttttgagatttaaatgtatttttacactaactcatttttactgTGAATTAGTTGGTTgtaccggactgagtccaaggagtaaAGCGGTCaattggattggaggatgaaattgtttgtgttattggactatgttgtgatttgctggttgttgaatatttgtgttgtgtcatatacaatgcatttacacggatgtttatgtttgtaattgaaaactaggtttttgcataattgcatacatgttcatgtgtatacttaaaatactgagttttcatgtgaaaaatgattttgaatatgtttgaaatgattggattaaCTGGTttgaaataaaggaaaagagactgtagggatggtggtaagcatggatgttggtatagtcccgcctgcgattctcacctacggtgcacgcggtaaggatagtggtaagcagagatggtagtatagtcccgcctgtgattcccgcctacggtacatgcggtagggatgggggtagagtctcgcctgtgattctagcctacagtgctctgataagtacctcttgtgtgaaaatgaactgtagggatAGTGATAAGTAGGCATGGTGGAATAGTCTCGCTTGGGATTcttgcctacggtgcacgcgatatgaatagtggtaagtagggatggtggtatactcccacctgtgattcccgcctatggtgcatgcGGTacggatggtggtagagtcttgcatatgattcccgcctacaatgtccaataaatgattatgttgtcggtttatgatttaatggttacgagcacATTTTCTGATAAAATGACGGATATTATTCATGTCGtgtttttggtcaaatgggatttttggcgtgcgttggaaaataatcaatttcagAGAAAATAAGGTTTTGGGTCACATTTGTGTTTCGTCATGTACTCATGTTTGTTGGCtacattaatgcattttttatctcttggattgcttggttgattacttgctgagattcatAATCTCACGGTATTCGATACcttgcggtaccgttttatggtatcgcagattttgatgtagattaGGACGAAGAGCATGAGAATTTGGCTTCGTCGgagaagtgatttgggatcacttgctcgtgtattgagatttgtgtcccactttttggctatgtatttggtttgtattatatttatattagataactgtataactttttaaagacaattttattttgggatatcTGTATtgaaatttctggtacttagttgactaacttttatttaacagttacgacttttgttgtgcactttttaTATGTTGCACACATTTGAGCACTTTTCGTTGAGATGTATGACCCGTGTTGTTACCATCCCAATGTCACAATTCCTGAGTTTCCGTACGTGGGAATTGGGGCGTCACATTTGTGCTGCTTTCATTGCCTGGGTGTCAGGGTCATTCCTGACACCTTGATTTGACCTTGACACTTTAGTTGTGGGTGGTCAGGAGCAAACCATACTTCTGACTAGGCCCCACACAAGGCACATCTACTACCCTTTCCCACTATGGGCCTTATGGGCCAACCTGATCCTTTTCGGCCTAGTCTTGACCCAAGTTACCTAAGCTACTTGGGTTAGACTCGTTTAGTTCAGCCCAGGTCTAGGAGATTACTCCCCTCACAACACCTTTAAAAGCTCTTCAATAGAAGAATTAAGTTGTTTTGACATTACATATTAAgagtatgtttggatgttgaagtgagttgagttgagatgataaaatattgttaaaatattattttttaatattattattattttgagatttgaaaaagttgaattgtttattatattttgtgtcggaatttgaaaaagttgtaatgatgaattgagatgagttgagagtagttgaAGATCCAAACAAAGCTTAAAACACTtcaatctcaaataagttaaaaagtgcATAAACATATTTTTCGGGATAATGCAAAtcgtaattcaaattttaaaaagaccgTCAATGAACGAAAATACCTATATAAAtttaagataattacaacttttaaacttccaagaatatgatcataatatttaaaaattcaaataatcatcatttctaccttaagataatttatttctaaacaaaCGTAATgtgtttgaaagtgttttaaatatatggttaccaaacagtaaataactttttaatagtagaacttattacttattataagctataaactttaaaactataagttatatttcCCACCACAATCTCAAATATTCacatagttataaatattatttttggttaagTTACATTTTCCATCACAATTCTAAATATGCACTTAAcgatataaaaatttaaaaagtaaaaaaataaaaacacgtTAATGACTACTCTCAAATTCAAATGCGACCATTAttgcatttgaaaaaaaaaggttaaaaattatattattaaaaaataccaacacattATTGTAGGCTGCTAGCTTCTATTAACAAGCTAATCACATATGAAATTACGGCTATTAATTTATGAAAGCCGCTTTGAAGCAGTCCATCTGAAAATAAGGCTTTAACagcttttaataatattctgcCACGTCAGTAATTTCACAAAAATTACAATGGACTCATTACACTGAATAATGAGACATATCTCCCATTTAGAAATCGAAGAACACCATCTTCCCGTCGCCCACCGCCGCACGCCACCATCACCAGTCCGTCGTCACTAGTCCATCGCCCACCAGTAATTTTGAACCCCATTCAAAAATCGAAGAACACCATCTCCTCGTTGCCCATTGCCACATGACACCATCACCAGTCCGTCAACAccattaacaataaataaagaaaagaaacataattttgaaagagaaagaaaaaagcgACTTTCGAATAAGAAACACAGAACATAGAAGGAACCGTGAGTTTCTAGTCGAAGTTCCAGTATCGAAGTTTCACTTCAACCGAACTATTTTCCTCTTCCTCCCTAAATTCGTGATGATCAACCTTGCTGGTCCTGGACATGAAGCTAAGCATCTCATTCCTCTCGCCCACCTCCTTCTCTAGCTCCTCCACCTGTGCCCTATACTTTGCCTCCCTTTTCTCCATCTCTACCACCGTCTCGCTCAGCTCCTCGATCCCCTGAAGAAGCCGCCTTTCCTCCTCTTGCCACGCGTTCTAGTGGCTCGAGACGATCTCCACCACCCAGGCATTGGCCTTGGAGTCCTCCTTTCTCCAGGACTTCATTTGCCTCAGCTGCTCCTCCGCTTGCAGGAGTCATCCATCTCCTCTGTACAAGAATGTTTTGGAGAAGGTGGTCGTAGAGGCCGCGGCGGAGAAGGTAAGCAAATCAGAGTGGAGGGGGTTTTTGACTTGAGGAGATTTCGGTGGAAGAGGGAGACGAGGAagggttttttgttttgagatttttcacTTATTACCTGTAGATAGGTCCATGGAATGAGAAATGGAGTAGCGACGTGGCAACGTGTCATTGGAGGGTTGTTTTTTGAGCTTGAGCAGACTGACTGCtttgaagattttttcttaatttattacaTGACTTGCAAACCCGGCACATTAATAAAGTTAGAATTCGTTATAATCGGATTCATGTTAATTCAGATTGGCTCGAATTTGACGAATTTACGGATTAATAATCAGGTCATGTAAGATTGACTCACGATTTACGGATTGACTTGAGACTTgattagccaaaaaaaaaaaaagttagtatGCCGCCCagttttgtcttttattttgactgttcatgtaattatttttttttaaaattattttttatttaataattaatgaagtgatttttaatgtattgatatattttttattttttaaaaatatttaaagatgtttaaaaaatgtaaaaagaaaaaaatatagaattataCTAACGAATACGCCTAATAATCAAAATTGCACGGTACACTagatttactaaaaaaaaaaaaaaaaagatttctcgAGTCATTGGTCACTTGGATCAAAACATTGACAGtcagcttttcttttttctttttggttagaAATTGAGTTATAGATTGAAAAATATTGCACTTAATCAAATTctctttcttaaaattttattgtatagGCTTTGTGACGTTATCTAATAATAGGatggataaaatatttataaatatttttttcctctttttttttttcacatttatacAAGTGAGACACGATCCCCATATCTCGAGATGgattacaatcttttttaagTTTCAACGCAAGTCATGGAAAGTGCGATTAGAGAGTGTGAtgggataaaataattttatataaaaaataaaaaattattataatattatattataatattattattattttaaaattaaaaaaaattaaattatttattatatttatatgaaaatttaaaaaaattataatgatgagataaaataaaataaaataaaatagattgagaatatttatatatctaaacGGGCTTAAATTAtcaatttctccttccagttcTTCGTCGTATTCTCATCAGCTCAGCTCGGCTTTTTGGACAATTGAGAACAATTACATTGAAATACCAATAGAGATCTCTAAAGTTCAGCCAGAGCTTAGAGTAGAAGAGAGACGCGTGAGTtgattctataatatttatgattGTTGGGTAAATTCATGAGACATTaggtatttataaattttttttaatcttttattttagatcCTAAAATTCTACAATTCAGTCAAAAACTAAAGTCACGAAATCCTTGAAGGACCATCATGGCATCATCACCAATATGAGCTATTAGACTTGGATGCAAGACGCTACCCTCTACCCGAGCGCTAGGTCGTATATATTTCCCCTGGATCCCTCTCTCTTTCACACGCACGCACAAACACGTTGAGGGCATGTCGACACTGAAAGAGATCCTCACCCGGCGGCCCGTGGCCGCGACGATCCGTCTCACGGTGCCCGCCGGAGGGGCTCGCCCAGCACCACCGGTGGGACCTGCTCTGGGACAGTACCGGTTGAACCTGATGGCCTTCTGCAAGGACTTTAATGCCCGCACGCAGAAGTACAAGCCCGACACACCCATGGCCGTTACCATCACCGCTTTCAAGGACAACACCTTCGAGTTCATCGTGAAGTCCCCCTCTGTCACCTGGTACATCAAGAAGGCTGCCGGGGTCGAGTCCGGCAGCAGTCGACCGGGCCACGAGGTCGCCTCCACCATAACTCTCCAGCATGTCTACGAGATTGCCAAGGTGAAACAGTCTGACCCTTATTGCCAGTACATGCCCTTGGAGTCCATTTGCAAGTCCATCATTGGGACCGCCAATACTATGGGGATTAAGGTTGTGAAGGAGTTGGATTAACAACATTCCAAATCCTGTTCTTTTGATTTGGTTGTTAGCCCCTTTTCTcgttcttttcaatttttctaaaagatGGGCTTAAAATTGTGGTGATGGACTTGTGGGGTGTTGTTATTGTCTTGaatttgttttagtttgaattttAGTTTGATCGTTAGAGTCTTGCATAATTCCTTGGTGATAAGATATGGAAGTAGTTACTTGGAAATGATACTGGTGAGAAAATGAAAACCTTtgcaatattttctttattccttAACCTTCATTTACTGACACATATTGATTAGTATTCGACAACGTTGACAGATCATATTGATTTtacttcatttttgttttcctttggaACAAATTTCTGTATTTCAGATACATGTTTAGAGATCTTGTTCCATAAAATTTTGTGTTGCTTCTATTGGATAGAGTTGAGGAACTTGGATAGCCTATTCTATTGAACGAGCTGGAGAAATGTAATCAACCAGGTCTTGAGAATTTAGGATCAACTAGCTTCCCAAAATTTAAGAGGAGTCAAGGGGAGAAGTACTGAGCTGATGAATGCATCGCATAGTGTTAGGAATTCactattttatttcttgcattaTTGGAACTGCATGTTGGATATATGCAGATATCAGATTGAGTAGCAGTGCGTAGTGATTATTGAACAACCCTGGTCCTGCATTTTCCTGTCTAGTTTACTAAAATTagtagattttcaatttttaaagacTTGTGAATGCACTGCAATTTGAGCTTTTGGATTATTATAAGAGCTTGGCAGGCCATTTATGGGAGTGAAAGTAGCAAAATTGGGGAGCATGTCCAACAGTAACAGACCTGCTGTGCTTATATTAGCATTTTGTGCTCAGGTTTACTTAGATAAACCAATTTGCATCATGGTTTTTCTGGATGAGGGATTTATAGCCATTTGTCTTTGGAAGCTTGTTTCCAAAAGTGTCTTAGATCTTGGGTTCAGAATCATGGGTTTCGTTGCTTGATTCAGCATTGAAACTCAACCATCCATCTCCTTGATTTACATctttatacatattatagtatgtTAGAATGGGCACCTTTTTGTCTATATTGTCTTTCAGATGGATTTCTATTCTTCTGTGGCTAGTTCTTAAATTGCTTGTCAAACACTTGGAAACCTTCGCTTCTAATATTCgacaattattttcttcttctcttttgtgCCATTATCTAGCAACCATAAATAGGGCTGGGCGGCGGGGCACCCAGACCCAACTTGCCCGCCCAAACCGCCAGCCTGTTGAGTGTTGAGCAACGGGCGGAcaactatttgttttttttcaaagctGGCGAGCAGGTGGTATACTCACCTGCCTGGTAATCACCCGT encodes:
- the LOC121239183 gene encoding 54S ribosomal protein L19, mitochondrial encodes the protein MSTLKEILTRRPVAATIRLTVPAGGARPAPPVGPALGQYRLNLMAFCKDFNARTQKYKPDTPMAVTITAFKDNTFEFIVKSPSVTWYIKKAAGVESGSSRPGHEVASTITLQHVYEIAKVKQSDPYCQYMPLESICKSIIGTANTMGIKVVKELD